TGCTTCCGCACATCCTCGTGCAGAGCGTGAAAACCCGGTTCACATGCGCCTTGTACAGCCGCTCGAACGCGCGCCTGTCGCCAGACGCTGCTAGAGCGACATCCGCCGCGTCTCCGGCGGGTACCATGGGCTGCATCAAGACAGCTGCAGACAATCGAGGCTCGTCACTCTTTTTGTTGCTGAATCAGATACTTGCCGACGTCAAATGGTTTGAAGTCGCGACGACTCAGCGACGCGCTATCGAGAGCGGACCGTTGTGCGTGATTGCGCGGATCGTTGGACCACCGGATCCGAGCGTGGTAGAAATGCTGCGACCGATTCTGCCGCTCACGGTAACCGGGAACCCAAGACTCATGGGGCCGTTGTTGGTGCCCGCCTCGAGGTGCGCAGAGTATCCGTCCGGAATTCGGAGCGACAGCGGACCATTCCGCGTCTCCGCGTCGAGGCCGCTGCCTTCCCATCTTGCGCCCGTGAGGACGATCGAGAGCGGACCATTGCTCGAGCGCGCCCGCACATTTCCCGAGAGCCCACGCAGCGCCAGCGGTCCATTCCGCGTTTCCAGCTCCATGTCACCCGAAATATCTTCCACGCTCACCGGGCCATTCGACGTTGTCAGCCGAAGATCCGACCGCCTTGGCGCCCAGATTATCAGATTGGCCGACCACCACGCGTCGTCGAGATTGCTCGGTCCCTCTGCGCGAATGTTCGAGCCACTTACGACAGTTCCCACCCGACGCGCGATGTCGCGAGCTTCGGCCATGGTTCTTGCCTGAGCCTGAATCCGCGTCGTGATCGTCAGTTTGTCTCCCGCCGCCCCAATCACGGACACGCCGCCGTTCCGCAGTCCATCGACCGTGAGTGGCCCGCGCGGCGCGGGCGCCTCAGTATGTCTGACCTCGCAGAACCTCTCACGGTAATCGCGGTCGCGGCCGTAGTTGCAGTCGGCCAGCCACTCAGCGTCGCTCTGGCGAGGAGACCCGCGCTGTGCCGAGGCGCTGACAGGGGGAATAAATGCAGCAAATACCACGAGCACCCGGAGAACGTTGGCGTATCGGGACATGTTCAGTTTTGAGTTGAAGGTGAATGGCGATTTGACATCGCCACCGCCGATAACGTTTGAAGCCGCCTACGGACGCGTAACCCGCAACGTCGCGACGTAATTCGCCAGCGGGATCGGGGAACCCTGTTTGGGGTCAGGCTTTAGCCCGGTAAAACCGATCTCGTACCCGGATACCGTCGCTGAGCGCGGAGAGAGCGTCGTATTCAGGATCACTGTGCTTTTTGCGCCGGTCCCGTCGGTGACGACGAGTGACACCGCTCCATTGCCCGCCCAGACGCACTGGACGTCAGCTGGACACCGCGAATCCTCCGGGACGCCCATAAAGGAGACGGCGATGGCGGTTTCGTCCAGCCTGGCGGTCTGTCCCGGCCTCAGCTCGAAGTCGCGATCGAGAGAGATAACGTCAGAGCCCGATGGTCCGGACGCGGTGATCGCAGTGTTCGGAGTTGTGCACGCCGCCACGGCCACAACCGATGCAACACGGACGTAAGCAAAACAGCGCATACCTAAGAATAACTGCCCGCGGACGTAGTGGGAGGCTTCGGTCGAGGCCCAAAGCCCATTGAGTCCGTGCGTCATGCGTGTCCGGTTTTTCCTTCTGCGCGTCGGGTTTGACCTACTTCCTCGCCAAAACTCCGCGCACCTGACCGATTGCCTGAAGCACCCCCTGCATGCTCTCGGCAGTAACCGTTATGTGCCCGAGCTTTCTTCTCGGCGCGGGCTGTTTGCCGTACATATGTACGTGCACACCGGGTAGCTCTCCGAGTCGCGCAACGTCGGGCTCCTGCCCGATCACGTTGACCATCCCGGACACGCCGTGAGCGTCCGTCGAGCCGAGGGACATTCCTGTTACCGCCCGCAGATGATTCTCGAACTGGCTCGTGTCGGCCCCCTCGATCGTCCAGTGACCGGAATTGTGAACTCGCGGCGCCATTTCATTGGCGACGAGTCCGCTGGATGTCTCGAAGAACTCGATCGCTAGAACTCCGACGTAATCCAGGTAATCCAGCACTTTTTTCCCGTAGTCCTCGGCCTGACTCTGCAGCGGCGCTGAAACATTGGGCGCCGGTGCAAGTGAAAACCGGAGAAGCCCCTCACTGTGATGGTTTTCGACGAGGGGATAAAATGCAACGTCGCCGGTCGACGATCGCACTGCGATGAGCGACAGCTCGCGAGTGAACGATACGAAGCTTTCGATCAACAACGGCGCGCCCGCAACAGTGACCCACGCTCGCTCGAGATCAGTGCTCTGGCGAATCACGGCCTGACCTTTTCCGTCGTACCCGAGCCGACGCGTTTTCAGAACCGCGGGCGACCCCACCATCGCCAGAGCCGCTCGAGCTTCTCGCAGCGAATCGACGCTTGCCGAGCGAGCGGTTGGAATTCCGAGAGCCTCAAAGCACGCCTTTTCTTTCGCGCGGTCCTGCGCCGTTTCGAGCGCACGCACCGGTGGTCGGACTGTCGCCCGCTGGGCGATGCTCTCGACGGCCGCGATTGGAATGCTCTCGAACTCGTACGTCGCGAAGTCGAGACCTTCGGCGAAGTGCGCGAGCGCAGCCTCATTCTCGTATTCGGCGACGATGAGCTCCGCGCGCATTGCGGCGGGCGCATGCGGATCAGGGGAGAAAAAACGGATCTCGATGCCAAGACGTCTCGCGGCAACCGCGAGCATCTGGCCGAGCTGCCCGGCACCGAGTACTCCTACTCTCACCCGGTCGCGGCCGGATCCGGCTGGTCGAGGACCGTCTGTGTCTGAGTCGCGCGGAAGGCGGCGAGCGTCTCTCGAAATTTCGCGTGCTTGTTGCCCAGGATTGCCGTAGCGAGCAGCGCGGCATTGATCGCTCCGGCCTTGCCGATGGCGAGCGTTCCGACCGGCACTCCCGCCGGCATCTGAACAATCGAGAGCAGCGAGTCGATTCCCTGAAGCGTCTTCGATTCGACTGGCACACCGAGCACCGGCAGCATGGTTTTCGCGGACGTCATTCCCGGGAGATGCGCGGCGCCGCCCGCGCCGGCAATGATCACCTCGATTCCCCGCTGCTCGGCGGTCGTCGCGTACTCGAACAGGAGGTCAGGCGTGCGGTGTGCCGATACGACCCGGGATTCGTTCGGAACGCCAAGCGCGTCGAGAGTCTCCACTGCGTGACGCATGGTCTCCCAGTCGGAGCGTGAGCCCATGATCACTCCGACGAGCGGCGCGTCCACGAAGTCAGGCGGGCAGAGTCTCGGGCGCCAGCTCCTCGACGATGATCATGTCCTCTGTTACCGCGAGACTGTCGAAATCGAAAGCGAGCTGGCTGATGCGAAAGAAGCTGCGGCGGTGGTGGCGTGTAATGCCGTGCGAGGCGAGGCCGGCGATGTGGGCGCGAGTGGTGTAGCCGACGTTTCTCTCCCACGTGTAGGCCGGATGACGGAGAGCGAGCCGGCGCATCAGATGATCGCGAGTGACCTTCGCGATTATCGATGCGCACGCGATCGAAAAGCAGCGCGCGTCGCCGTGAACAACAGCGGTATGAGGAATCGGAAGCGTGCGCATCCTCTTGCCGTCGATCAGGACGTGATGCGGCGCGAGATGAAGTCG
This window of the Gemmatimonadaceae bacterium genome carries:
- a CDS encoding DUF4097 family beta strand repeat-containing protein; this encodes MSRYANVLRVLVVFAAFIPPVSASAQRGSPRQSDAEWLADCNYGRDRDYRERFCEVRHTEAPAPRGPLTVDGLRNGGVSVIGAAGDKLTITTRIQAQARTMAEARDIARRVGTVVSGSNIRAEGPSNLDDAWWSANLIIWAPRRSDLRLTTSNGPVSVEDISGDMELETRNGPLALRGLSGNVRARSSNGPLSIVLTGARWEGSGLDAETRNGPLSLRIPDGYSAHLEAGTNNGPMSLGFPVTVSGRIGRSISTTLGSGGPTIRAITHNGPLSIARR
- a CDS encoding 5-(carboxyamino)imidazole ribonucleotide synthase yields the protein MRVGVLGAGQLGQMLAVAARRLGIEIRFFSPDPHAPAAMRAELIVAEYENEAALAHFAEGLDFATYEFESIPIAAVESIAQRATVRPPVRALETAQDRAKEKACFEALGIPTARSASVDSLREARAALAMVGSPAVLKTRRLGYDGKGQAVIRQSTDLERAWVTVAGAPLLIESFVSFTRELSLIAVRSSTGDVAFYPLVENHHSEGLLRFSLAPAPNVSAPLQSQAEDYGKKVLDYLDYVGVLAIEFFETSSGLVANEMAPRVHNSGHWTIEGADTSQFENHLRAVTGMSLGSTDAHGVSGMVNVIGQEPDVARLGELPGVHVHMYGKQPAPRRKLGHITVTAESMQGVLQAIGQVRGVLARK
- the purE gene encoding 5-(carboxyamino)imidazole ribonucleotide mutase, yielding MDAPLVGVIMGSRSDWETMRHAVETLDALGVPNESRVVSAHRTPDLLFEYATTAEQRGIEVIIAGAGGAAHLPGMTSAKTMLPVLGVPVESKTLQGIDSLLSIVQMPAGVPVGTLAIGKAGAINAALLATAILGNKHAKFRETLAAFRATQTQTVLDQPDPAATG